In a single window of the Campylobacter iguaniorum genome:
- a CDS encoding carbon-nitrogen hydrolase family protein, which yields MAKVCILQLGTLAMSESRIDYYLKLASGSGAGVVLLGEYVLNSFFTELIKMPRSMIKEQSEYKKLALSNLAKKYELTIIAPIILLKGKELCKVIAKFSPQSTKYQEQNIFINYPHWNEEALFAKSGKFETMTFSFDKIKFGVMFGYEAHFDLMWQDMMAKKVDCVLLPTACTLNSKERWNELLKMRAFTNNIYILRANRLGKAKFDEASSEFYGNSILISPHGEIINSLDENEGMMVCEIDKKLLNEAKKIWKFRDNALKIQTNKD from the coding sequence ATGGCTAAAGTTTGTATCTTGCAGCTTGGCACTTTGGCGATGAGTGAGTCTAGGATTGATTATTATCTTAAGCTTGCTAGTGGGAGTGGTGCTGGGGTGGTTTTGCTTGGTGAATATGTGCTAAACTCATTTTTCACTGAGCTAATCAAAATGCCACGCTCAATGATAAAAGAGCAGTCCGAATACAAAAAGCTAGCTCTTAGCAATCTGGCTAAAAAATATGAATTGACAATCATCGCTCCTATAATCTTGCTAAAAGGCAAAGAGCTATGCAAGGTGATTGCTAAATTTAGCCCACAAAGCACAAAATACCAAGAGCAAAATATTTTTATAAATTACCCGCACTGGAATGAAGAAGCGCTTTTTGCTAAAAGTGGTAAATTTGAAACAATGACATTTAGTTTTGATAAAATTAAATTTGGTGTTATGTTTGGCTATGAGGCTCATTTTGATCTTATGTGGCAAGATATGATGGCAAAAAAAGTTGATTGTGTTTTGCTTCCTACTGCTTGTACGCTAAACTCAAAAGAGCGTTGGAATGAGCTTTTGAAGATGAGAGCCTTTACGAACAATATCTATATTTTGCGTGCAAATAGACTTGGTAAGGCTAAATTTGATGAGGCTAGTAGTGAGTTTTATGGTAACTCAATACTCATCAGCCCGCACGGTGAAATCATAAATAGTCTTGATGAAAACGAGGGTATGATGGTTTGTGAGATAGATAAAAAACTCCTAAACGAAGCAAAAAAAATATGGAAATTTAGAGATAATGCTCTAAAAATCCAAACTAATAAAGATTAA
- a CDS encoding multiheme c-type cytochrome, which yields MKNLYFILILPILLLANINSQFQDPKLCSACHKDEYNSWKKSLHYKSHDSKNELYKASINYVASRTNKAREEILVECATCHNPKIEVVNMDQNYTFAKLFDIQTSKTKQIDEQIGADHLKNGVSCYICHRIDDIQEDKNGKYSIKWLHGNDMAGPFESSSRAEFHNTVQREYFIKGDKLCLICHQGQGDNNKFGQYNTGKETQASKTTKRCVDCHMGEPKEAVNAPHIATNQAEIRRVRSHLFIGSQDKKLLEDTFNISFNQAQKKLIIENKISHNVPTGFGGRVVEATIFYIAKNKDIISTQTVAFKAKYILANGKETLSYVANGLESDNRFKPFEKKEIALHPIKGAEQIKVAIYYHRISPNLALDLGVIDGEFTDEKLMIERIFNLY from the coding sequence TTGAAAAATTTATATTTTATTTTAATTTTACCAATACTATTATTAGCAAACATCAACTCTCAGTTTCAAGATCCAAAGCTTTGTTCTGCTTGTCATAAAGATGAGTATAACTCTTGGAAAAAATCCCTACACTACAAGTCTCACGATAGCAAAAACGAACTTTATAAAGCTTCTATAAACTATGTTGCGAGCCGCACAAACAAAGCAAGAGAAGAGATCTTAGTAGAATGTGCGACCTGTCATAATCCAAAAATAGAGGTCGTAAATATGGATCAAAATTATACTTTTGCAAAATTATTTGATATACAAACCTCAAAAACGAAACAAATCGATGAGCAAATAGGTGCAGATCACCTTAAAAATGGAGTTAGTTGCTATATTTGCCACAGAATCGATGATATACAAGAAGACAAAAATGGAAAATATTCTATAAAATGGCTACATGGAAACGATATGGCTGGACCGTTTGAGTCATCTTCGAGGGCTGAGTTTCACAACACTGTTCAAAGAGAGTATTTCATCAAAGGCGATAAACTCTGTCTTATCTGCCACCAAGGGCAAGGGGATAATAATAAATTTGGTCAGTATAATACTGGCAAAGAAACACAAGCAAGCAAAACAACAAAAAGGTGCGTAGACTGTCATATGGGCGAGCCAAAAGAAGCCGTAAATGCCCCTCATATCGCTACAAATCAAGCTGAGATTAGAAGAGTTAGATCGCATCTTTTTATAGGCTCTCAAGACAAAAAGCTTTTAGAAGATACTTTTAATATCTCATTTAATCAAGCCCAAAAAAAATTAATCATAGAAAATAAAATATCACACAATGTTCCTACTGGATTTGGTGGTAGAGTGGTAGAAGCAACGATATTTTATATAGCTAAAAATAAAGACATCATCTCAACTCAAACAGTCGCTTTCAAAGCAAAATATATACTAGCAAATGGTAAAGAAACACTATCGTACGTAGCTAATGGGTTAGAATCAGACAATAGATTTAAGCCTTTTGAGAAAAAAGAGATCGCCTTGCACCCTATAAAAGGCGCAGAGCAAATAAAAGTAGCGATATATTATCACAGAATATCGCCCAATTTAGCACTTGATCTTGGTGTGATAGATGGCGAATTTACAGATGAAAAGCTTATGATAGAGAGGATTTTTAATCTTTATTAG
- the murC gene encoding UDP-N-acetylmuramate--L-alanine ligase, protein MQKVHFIGIGGIGISAIARFLKEKNFIISGSDIKDSNTTKKLSQDGIKITVPHCSSAIEDPDFVVYSAAIKEDNVELVEARRKGIKCLSRKEALPFILEGKRVFAVAGAHGKSTTSAMLSSLLSGSVIIGAINKQFGSNMKYEQSDNIIFEADESDSSFLNSNPYLAVVTNAEPEHMEHYDFDLDKFHAAYKGFLERAKIRVINADDEFLGSIKMDCIKLYKSDITELKMVLRNYEPYTSFNLKNLGKFEAWGMGEHIAIDASLAILAANCEVGLESIRENLKNFKGIKKRFDILVANENFALIDDYGHHPTEICATLKSAKEYAKLLGLEKITAIFQPHRYTRLKANLQGFKECFKEVDELIVLPVFAAGEEPNEISLKDEFKNAVFADRIDRVGETIEFTDSFGVKHKVASGLVIGFGAGDITYMLRGEV, encoded by the coding sequence ATGCAAAAAGTTCATTTTATCGGTATTGGCGGTATTGGAATTTCGGCTATAGCTAGATTTTTAAAAGAAAAAAATTTTATCATAAGTGGTTCAGATATAAAAGATAGTAATACAACCAAAAAATTAAGTCAAGATGGGATTAAAATCACAGTTCCACACTGCAGCAGCGCGATAGAAGATCCTGATTTTGTGGTTTACAGTGCAGCAATCAAAGAAGATAATGTCGAGCTAGTAGAGGCTAGAAGAAAGGGCATAAAGTGTCTTTCTAGGAAAGAAGCGTTGCCATTTATTTTAGAGGGAAAAAGAGTTTTTGCAGTAGCTGGAGCTCATGGCAAAAGCACGACTTCGGCTATGCTATCAAGTTTGCTTAGTGGAAGCGTGATAATAGGGGCGATAAACAAGCAATTTGGCTCAAATATGAAATACGAACAAAGTGATAACATAATATTTGAAGCCGATGAGAGCGATAGTAGCTTTTTAAACTCAAATCCATATCTAGCAGTCGTGACAAACGCTGAGCCAGAACACATGGAGCATTATGATTTTGATCTTGATAAATTTCACGCAGCCTATAAAGGCTTTTTGGAACGAGCTAAAATAAGAGTGATAAATGCTGATGATGAGTTTTTAGGCTCTATTAAAATGGACTGCATCAAGCTATATAAAAGTGATATAACCGAGCTTAAAATGGTGCTTAGAAACTATGAGCCTTATACAAGTTTTAACCTAAAAAATCTTGGTAAATTTGAAGCTTGGGGCATGGGAGAGCATATCGCAATCGATGCTAGTCTTGCGATTTTGGCGGCGAACTGTGAAGTAGGGCTTGAGAGCATAAGAGAAAATCTAAAAAACTTTAAAGGGATAAAAAAGCGTTTTGATATACTTGTAGCAAATGAAAATTTCGCTCTCATTGATGATTACGGCCATCATCCAACTGAGATTTGTGCTACCTTAAAAAGCGCCAAAGAATACGCAAAACTGCTTGGGCTAGAGAAGATAACTGCGATATTTCAGCCACATCGCTACACAAGACTTAAGGCAAATTTACAAGGGTTTAAAGAGTGCTTCAAAGAAGTAGATGAGCTTATAGTTTTGCCTGTTTTTGCTGCTGGAGAAGAGCCAAATGAGATAAGCTTGAAAGATGAGTTCAAAAATGCTGTTTTCGCAGACCGCATAGATAGGGTTGGTGAAACGATTGAATTCACTGATAGCTTTGGCGTAAAACACAAAGTCGCAAGTGGGCTTGTTATCGGCTTTGGCGCTGGAGATATCACATATATGTTAAGGGGTGAAGTGTGA
- a CDS encoding ABC transporter ATP-binding protein, with protein sequence MIKISNLKKSFGNAQILKDINLNIDKNEFCVLLGASGSGKTTLLKILSGHSSFDSGEVGIDGVKFKGQIASHKSRQIITQNYSLMPWMNAINNIKFALKCSGIKDKNELEKTAQKFLNLVHLGGKESFYPHSLSGGQQQRIAIARALSLNPKVLFLDEPFSALDPITRANLQTELKNIATNSTVIFVTHDIDEALFLGDKIVVLHSGAIIKEIKNPRFQPNHAKYFEIKAEIFRLINGEDNQIEYQI encoded by the coding sequence ATGATAAAAATCTCTAATTTAAAAAAATCGTTTGGCAACGCACAAATTCTAAAAGATATAAATTTAAATATCGATAAAAACGAGTTTTGCGTGTTGCTTGGAGCTAGTGGCTCTGGGAAGACTACTTTGCTTAAGATTTTAAGTGGCCACAGCTCTTTTGATAGTGGCGAAGTTGGTATTGATGGCGTTAAATTTAAAGGACAAATCGCGTCTCATAAATCACGCCAAATCATAACCCAAAACTACTCTTTAATGCCGTGGATGAACGCAATTAATAATATCAAATTTGCTCTAAAATGCTCAGGCATAAAGGACAAAAATGAGCTTGAAAAAACAGCTCAAAAGTTCTTAAATTTAGTACATTTGGGTGGCAAAGAGAGTTTTTATCCACACTCATTAAGTGGCGGCCAACAACAACGAATCGCCATAGCAAGGGCTTTAAGCCTAAATCCAAAAGTCCTATTTTTAGACGAGCCATTTTCTGCGCTCGATCCAATAACTAGAGCAAATTTGCAAACCGAACTTAAAAATATAGCTACAAACTCAACTGTGATATTTGTCACTCATGATATAGATGAAGCACTGTTTTTAGGGGACAAAATCGTCGTTTTGCATAGTGGAGCTATAATAAAAGAGATAAAAAATCCAAGATTTCAACCAAACCATGCAAAGTATTTTGAGATCAAAGCTGAAATCTTTAGACTTATAAACGGCGAAGACAACCAAATAGAATATCAAATATAA
- a CDS encoding ABC transporter permease, giving the protein MKYFYQFLTIFALLGLWQLGSDELIPTPKESFIALGELLQKGILQIGIIDSLYRYFWGLAAGLSGGIFIGFIFGLFPKISSAFDPIINLLRPVSPIAWVPLVLIVFGIGDKPTIFIISYAVFFPVLLLASKAVQDVPKELIIVSKNFGASKWQVLSGVIFPSSFLMLISGLKLAASLAWINLVVGEMLGAQTGLGYLIIDARNQLRLDIVLAVICVIGAVGWAINQLFCLIEKQISRKFGYDKNL; this is encoded by the coding sequence ATGAAATACTTTTATCAATTTCTAACCATTTTTGCCCTACTAGGTCTTTGGCAGCTTGGAAGCGATGAGCTTATACCAACGCCAAAAGAAAGCTTCATAGCTCTTGGCGAGTTGTTACAAAAAGGCATACTTCAAATAGGCATTATAGACTCACTTTACCGCTATTTTTGGGGATTAGCTGCTGGGCTTAGCGGTGGGATTTTCATAGGATTTATTTTTGGATTATTTCCCAAAATAAGCAGTGCTTTTGATCCTATTATAAATTTACTACGCCCAGTTTCGCCCATAGCTTGGGTGCCATTAGTGCTTATCGTCTTTGGCATAGGAGACAAGCCTACTATATTTATTATATCTTACGCTGTGTTTTTTCCTGTGCTTTTACTAGCTTCAAAAGCAGTCCAAGATGTCCCAAAAGAGCTAATAATAGTATCAAAAAACTTCGGTGCTTCAAAATGGCAAGTGCTTAGCGGAGTGATATTTCCATCTAGTTTTCTTATGCTTATTTCAGGGCTTAAACTAGCCGCGTCTTTAGCTTGGATAAATTTAGTCGTGGGCGAAATGCTAGGAGCTCAAACAGGGCTTGGATACCTCATCATAGATGCTAGAAACCAGCTTAGGCTCGACATAGTTTTAGCCGTAATCTGCGTCATAGGTGCGGTGGGCTGGGCGATAAATCAGCTATTTTGCTTGATCGAAAAACAAATTTCAAGGAAGTTTGGATATGATAAAAATCTCTAA
- a CDS encoding ABC transporter substrate-binding protein: MTRRYALGFLASFLAFHTSKTLASKLKIPIKVGFLPITDHLIIIAKELYDSPNYEIIPVKFASWADLSEALRSKAIDGAFLLAPLGLMLRANGVKIKAVLAAHKNGSALVARNDILNLQDIKGKNIGIPSRFSTHYFLLDKLLGSLNLRGKVNIIDMAPTEMPFALLSGRLDAYIVAEPFGQLAVSKKRARNLIFSKDIEKSHICCILNFGENVLSLNGFDEVLQSFKKAAYFISKNHEKASLLGENLLGQNQKIINDILAQDIASYDDLSIKKDDLEVLKEFLIKNNLANDALFNLSIDDYLAV; encoded by the coding sequence ATGACAAGAAGATATGCACTTGGATTTTTGGCTAGTTTTTTGGCATTTCATACCTCAAAAACTCTAGCTAGCAAACTCAAAATCCCCATAAAAGTAGGATTTTTGCCTATTACAGATCATCTTATTATCATAGCAAAAGAGCTTTATGATAGCCCAAACTATGAGATAATCCCAGTTAAATTTGCTAGCTGGGCTGATCTTAGTGAAGCTTTGAGAAGCAAAGCAATCGATGGAGCGTTTTTACTAGCGCCTCTTGGACTTATGCTAAGAGCAAACGGGGTTAAGATAAAAGCCGTCCTTGCCGCTCACAAAAACGGCTCGGCACTTGTTGCAAGAAACGATATATTAAATTTACAAGACATAAAAGGCAAAAATATAGGAATCCCATCTCGTTTTAGCACGCATTATTTTTTATTAGACAAACTTTTGGGAAGTCTAAATTTAAGAGGAAAGGTAAATATCATAGATATGGCGCCCACTGAAATGCCCTTTGCCTTGCTTAGTGGAAGGCTTGATGCCTACATAGTCGCAGAGCCTTTTGGTCAGCTCGCAGTATCTAAAAAAAGAGCTAGGAATTTGATTTTTAGCAAAGATATAGAAAAATCCCATATATGCTGTATTTTAAATTTTGGCGAAAATGTGCTAAGCTTAAACGGCTTTGATGAGGTGTTACAAAGCTTCAAAAAAGCTGCGTATTTTATATCTAAAAATCACGAAAAAGCAAGTCTTTTGGGTGAAAATTTGCTAGGGCAAAATCAAAAAATTATAAATGATATACTCGCTCAAGACATAGCTTCTTATGATGATTTGAGTATCAAAAAAGATGATTTAGAAGTCCTTAAAGAGTTTTTGATAAAAAATAATCTAGCAAATGATGCACTTTTTAATCTAAGCATAGATGATTATCTGGCGGTATAA
- a CDS encoding acyl-CoA dehydrogenase family protein has translation MALQKLANLAPRIDTEGIYAKEIINELGASEYFSVLESREDLLKAISNISKVAQICGTTGFCMWCQFALIWYLLNSNNENLKNELLPKLKKAEILGGTALSNPMKAFAGIEKNQLKATKVSGGYILNGTLAWVSNIEQGSVFGAIALDADEPIMGIIRCDERVKLSCHIKYSTLEGSATKSVTLKEYFLPDSDILTNDIYSYLIKITPGFILLQAGIAAGIINASLEVIESSNKTHSHINVYLPFSYESLKLELDELLKRVKNAAFNINLISPLEILQLRLDASFLTQKATNAAVLFSGTKGYFKNAKIARVQREGNFVLIVTPSIKHLLKEIEEVKNGNGCIQKWKYKVAS, from the coding sequence ATGGCACTACAAAAATTAGCAAATCTTGCACCACGTATCGACACAGAGGGAATTTATGCCAAAGAGATCATAAATGAACTAGGAGCTAGTGAGTATTTTAGCGTTTTAGAAAGCAGAGAAGACCTACTAAAAGCTATATCAAACATATCTAAAGTAGCTCAAATTTGTGGAACAACTGGATTTTGCATGTGGTGCCAATTTGCACTTATCTGGTATCTGCTAAATAGCAACAACGAAAACCTCAAAAACGAGCTTTTGCCTAAATTAAAAAAAGCTGAAATCTTAGGTGGAACTGCTCTATCTAATCCTATGAAAGCATTTGCTGGTATAGAAAAAAACCAGCTAAAAGCTACAAAAGTAAGTGGCGGATATATCCTTAATGGCACTCTTGCTTGGGTGTCAAATATCGAGCAAGGAAGCGTGTTTGGGGCTATAGCTTTAGACGCAGATGAGCCAATAATGGGAATTATAAGGTGTGATGAGAGAGTCAAACTAAGCTGCCACATAAAATACAGCACGCTTGAGGGCTCAGCGACCAAATCAGTAACGCTAAAAGAGTATTTTTTGCCCGATAGCGATATCTTAACAAACGATATTTATAGTTATTTAATCAAAATCACTCCTGGATTTATCTTGCTTCAAGCTGGCATTGCAGCTGGTATAATAAATGCTAGCCTAGAAGTGATCGAAAGCTCAAACAAAACCCACTCTCACATAAATGTGTATCTGCCTTTTAGCTATGAGAGTTTAAAGCTTGAGCTTGACGAACTGCTAAAAAGAGTGAAAAATGCGGCTTTTAATATAAATTTAATAAGCCCGCTTGAGATTTTGCAGCTCAGGCTTGACGCGTCATTTTTAACACAAAAAGCAACAAACGCAGCGGTTTTGTTTAGCGGGACAAAGGGGTATTTTAAAAACGCCAAAATAGCTAGAGTCCAAAGAGAGGGAAATTTCGTCTTAATAGTAACTCCAAGTATAAAGCATCTCTTAAAAGAGATAGAAGAGGTAAAAAACGGCAATGGATGCATACAAAAATGGAAGTACAAGGTTGCTTCATGA
- a CDS encoding OsmC family protein — MANCAINSCTRLDPIDKAGLEALIKAGKQNPDVIKTLKCRTVAEGKFRHANYIRTLPAYIVDEPPTLLGEDTAPNPSEAVLAALGSCIAVGIHANAIAQNIVITKLEVELEGDLNITAVWGTGDLGEKPLGFTDVRVKVDLQSNAQKSTNDALVAHALKYSPVANTLLRNVNLEVK, encoded by the coding sequence ATGGCAAATTGCGCTATCAATTCTTGTACAAGACTTGACCCTATTGACAAGGCTGGTCTTGAAGCCCTCATCAAAGCTGGAAAGCAAAATCCAGATGTCATAAAAACGCTTAAATGTCGCACTGTCGCTGAAGGTAAGTTTCGTCACGCAAACTACATAAGAACCCTGCCTGCATACATAGTAGATGAGCCGCCTACTTTGCTTGGAGAAGACACCGCACCAAATCCTAGCGAAGCAGTTTTAGCAGCCCTTGGAAGTTGTATAGCTGTAGGCATCCACGCAAACGCAATCGCACAAAATATAGTCATCACAAAGCTTGAAGTAGAGCTTGAGGGCGACCTAAATATAACTGCGGTTTGGGGCACAGGAGATCTTGGCGAAAAACCACTTGGATTTACTGATGTTAGAGTAAAAGTTGATTTACAAAGCAACGCCCAAAAGAGCACAAACGACGCACTTGTCGCTCACGCACTTAAGTATTCGCCTGTGGCAAATACTCTGCTTAGAAATGTAAATTTAGAAGTTAAATAA
- a CDS encoding endonuclease MutS2, translating into MLKELFRKLDLNEYLDKFNSFLAREKPLFLSGDSKVNHEKITEISKLDIKAPTSVANLDDALARLSKQAVLHISEIYEFSKIISYFVYLKSLKFDQVMQNYLEKIILPDQIQEIVNYFDKDGEFKQSVDERLVAINDAYKHKKDEIASELKRLIYSKSITPYLVDTQIHFINDNEAILVRGGFNHVLKGSVIARSSGGYFYVVPSSILKLKSEQTDLLDKKEEIIYEYSKKISQIFTKNLMFLKFINQAFDHVDALIARVLMAKFGDLNFVLADSNKDIILNEFAHPALKNPKRVSVEFRAKVLLITGVNAGGKSMLLKSILSAALLAKYLLPMSINSSKSKIGTFKEFDTIIEDPQNVKNDISTFAGRMLHFSKLFGKKSILIGVDEIELGTDFEEAASLYSVIINKLLNNDIKMVITTHHKRLAMLLAKNSDVELVAALYDEANSRPKYEFLAGIIGKSYAFETAARYGITPNLVALAKEAYGEDKENLNEAISKAINLEMELKLKLNETNAKEEKLNSLLESLKDQKEKADLELRATLNKLEVEYYKAISEAKRGIKLHDTKDKQRSVNRANEILNAIPKPELMSQIPDFKVGDKVKYEKIKGEIISLNKNEATLLSDGMRLRVPIKLLKRSGNQPVIQEKKVNIKVSKPAQASVVLDLHGLRAEEAITRLDKFISDSLVMGFDEVLVKHGIGTGKLAYAVKEFLKSHPSVKSFSDGTPSEGGFGSKVVKL; encoded by the coding sequence ATTTTGAAAGAATTATTTAGAAAACTAGACCTTAATGAATATTTGGATAAATTTAACTCATTTTTAGCTAGAGAGAAGCCGCTTTTTTTAAGTGGTGATAGCAAAGTCAATCATGAAAAGATAACCGAAATCTCAAAACTAGATATCAAAGCTCCAACTAGCGTGGCAAATTTAGACGACGCACTAGCAAGACTATCTAAACAAGCTGTTTTGCATATAAGTGAGATTTATGAATTTAGTAAAATTATAAGCTATTTTGTATATCTTAAATCGCTTAAATTTGATCAAGTTATGCAAAATTACCTTGAAAAAATAATCCTACCTGATCAAATTCAAGAAATAGTGAATTATTTTGACAAAGACGGCGAGTTTAAGCAAAGCGTAGATGAGAGACTTGTAGCGATAAATGACGCTTATAAACACAAAAAAGATGAGATCGCTAGTGAGCTAAAACGCCTTATTTACTCAAAAAGCATAACTCCATATCTAGTCGATACGCAAATCCACTTTATAAATGACAACGAAGCTATTTTGGTGCGTGGAGGGTTTAATCACGTATTAAAAGGTAGCGTCATAGCAAGAAGTAGTGGCGGGTATTTTTACGTAGTTCCTAGCTCTATTTTGAAGCTAAAAAGCGAACAAACAGACTTGCTAGATAAAAAAGAAGAGATAATCTATGAATATTCTAAAAAAATAAGTCAAATTTTCACTAAAAATTTGATGTTTTTGAAGTTTATAAATCAAGCATTTGATCACGTAGATGCCCTTATAGCAAGGGTTTTAATGGCTAAATTTGGGGATTTAAATTTCGTCCTAGCTGATAGCAACAAAGATATTATCCTAAATGAGTTCGCCCACCCAGCACTCAAAAATCCAAAAAGAGTAAGCGTAGAGTTTCGCGCTAAAGTTTTACTCATAACTGGCGTAAATGCTGGCGGTAAAAGTATGCTTTTAAAAAGTATTTTAAGTGCCGCACTTCTAGCAAAATACCTTCTTCCAATGAGTATAAACTCAAGCAAAAGCAAAATAGGTACGTTTAAAGAATTTGATACCATCATAGAAGATCCCCAAAATGTCAAAAACGATATATCTACATTTGCTGGTAGAATGCTTCATTTCTCAAAGCTTTTTGGCAAAAAATCTATCTTAATCGGAGTTGATGAAATAGAGCTTGGAACTGATTTTGAAGAAGCAGCAAGCTTGTATAGTGTCATCATAAATAAGCTTTTAAATAACGATATAAAAATGGTTATTACTACTCACCACAAACGCCTAGCGATGTTGCTAGCTAAAAATAGCGATGTAGAGCTGGTGGCTGCATTGTATGATGAGGCAAACTCACGTCCGAAATATGAGTTTTTGGCTGGAATTATCGGCAAATCTTACGCATTTGAAACAGCTGCTAGATATGGAATAACTCCAAATTTAGTAGCATTAGCCAAAGAAGCGTATGGCGAAGATAAAGAAAATCTAAATGAAGCCATAAGCAAGGCGATAAATTTAGAAATGGAGCTAAAGCTAAAGCTAAATGAAACAAATGCTAAAGAAGAGAAGCTAAACTCACTTCTTGAAAGTCTAAAAGATCAAAAAGAAAAGGCTGATTTGGAGCTAAGAGCGACGTTAAATAAGCTAGAAGTTGAGTATTACAAAGCAATCAGTGAAGCAAAAAGAGGCATAAAACTCCATGATACAAAGGACAAGCAAAGAAGCGTAAATAGGGCAAATGAAATCCTAAATGCCATACCAAAACCTGAATTAATGTCCCAAATCCCAGACTTTAAAGTAGGTGATAAGGTAAAATATGAGAAAATAAAAGGCGAAATAATCAGCTTAAACAAAAATGAAGCGACCTTGCTAAGTGACGGAATGAGGCTAAGGGTTCCTATAAAGCTTCTTAAAAGAAGTGGAAATCAGCCTGTAATTCAAGAAAAAAAGGTAAATATAAAGGTTTCAAAACCAGCCCAAGCTAGTGTTGTTTTAGATCTTCATGGACTTAGAGCAGAAGAGGCTATAACAAGGCTTGATAAATTTATCTCAGATAGTCTTGTAATGGGCTTTGATGAGGTTTTAGTAAAGCATGGCATCGGCACTGGAAAGCTAGCTTACGCTGTAAAAGAGTTTTTGAAATCACACCCAAGCGTGAAAAGCTTTAGCGACGGAACCCCTAGCGAAGGTGGTTTTGGCTCAAAAGTCGTTAAGCTTTGA